A genomic stretch from Chitinophaga lutea includes:
- the ftsH gene encoding ATP-dependent zinc metalloprotease FtsH, producing MEKGGNNYSKGSEKSPKKGPKFNIYWVYAFIGIALLAMNFVDLGNKPKELTGFKQFQQEYLRTGDVDKLVVVNKRLVEVYIKKDRLNDPKYETVSKSRFGQANPGPHFQFTIGSVESFQKELDKAQADMPLADQMNVSYQDRQNWFDPLMQILLPILLLIGMWILLMRKMGGPSGGSGGPGGIFNIGKSKATLFDKGTRVNITFNDVAGLDEAKVEVMEIVDFLKNPKKYTALGGKIPKGALLVGPPGTGKTLLAKAMAGEAQVPFFSMSGSDFVELFVGVGASRVRDLFKQAREKAPCIIFIDEIDAIGRARGKNVMMSNDERENTLNQLLVEMDGFGTDSGIIILAATNRPDVLDSALLRPGRFDRQISIDKPDLAGREHIFDVHLKPIKTSPNLDIKKLASMTPGFAGADIANVCNEAALIAARKGKTEVEMEDFNDAIDRVIGGLEKKNKIISPEEKEVIAYHEAGHAICGWYLEHANPLVKVTIVPRGVAALGYAQYLPKEQYLYNTEQLMDDICMTLGGRAVEDLVFGKVSTGAQNDLQVITRMAYAMVTVYGMNDKIGNVSFYDPNSDQAFTKPYSEETSKMIDHEVRLLIEKAYERTKALLADKMDNVKLLAQELLKKEVLYKDDLERLIGKRPYDTHKEHHLNKEGMTTDGVHPSDIINPSPANVISE from the coding sequence ATGGAAAAAGGAGGCAACAACTATAGTAAGGGATCAGAAAAATCTCCGAAAAAAGGGCCAAAGTTTAATATATACTGGGTTTATGCCTTCATTGGCATTGCCTTGCTGGCAATGAACTTTGTTGATCTCGGCAACAAACCCAAGGAACTGACCGGTTTTAAACAATTCCAGCAGGAATACCTGCGCACAGGCGACGTTGACAAGCTGGTGGTAGTGAATAAAAGACTGGTGGAGGTTTACATCAAAAAAGACCGGTTGAACGATCCCAAGTACGAAACCGTTTCAAAAAGCCGTTTCGGACAAGCGAACCCCGGTCCGCATTTCCAGTTCACCATCGGCAGCGTGGAAAGCTTCCAGAAAGAACTGGACAAGGCACAGGCGGATATGCCGCTGGCAGACCAGATGAACGTGTCTTACCAGGACCGTCAGAACTGGTTCGATCCCCTGATGCAGATTTTACTGCCCATTCTGCTTTTGATAGGCATGTGGATATTGCTGATGCGTAAAATGGGCGGCCCTTCCGGCGGAAGCGGCGGACCCGGCGGCATCTTCAATATCGGCAAATCCAAAGCCACCCTGTTCGACAAAGGCACCCGTGTGAACATCACGTTCAACGATGTGGCCGGTCTCGACGAAGCAAAAGTGGAAGTGATGGAAATCGTGGATTTCCTCAAAAACCCGAAAAAATACACCGCACTCGGTGGTAAAATACCTAAAGGCGCATTGCTGGTGGGCCCTCCGGGCACCGGTAAAACGCTGCTGGCCAAAGCGATGGCAGGCGAAGCACAAGTGCCCTTCTTCTCCATGAGCGGTTCCGATTTCGTGGAACTCTTCGTGGGCGTGGGCGCCAGCCGTGTGCGCGACCTGTTCAAACAGGCCCGTGAAAAAGCGCCCTGTATCATCTTCATCGATGAGATCGACGCTATCGGCCGTGCACGTGGTAAAAACGTGATGATGAGCAACGACGAGCGCGAGAACACCCTCAACCAGCTGCTGGTGGAAATGGACGGTTTCGGTACCGACAGCGGTATCATCATCCTCGCCGCCACCAACCGCCCGGATGTGCTCGACAGTGCGCTGCTGCGCCCCGGCCGTTTCGACCGCCAGATCTCCATCGACAAACCGGACCTGGCCGGCCGTGAGCACATCTTCGACGTGCACCTGAAACCCATCAAAACTTCCCCCAACCTCGATATCAAAAAGCTGGCTTCCATGACGCCCGGTTTCGCCGGCGCGGACATCGCCAACGTTTGTAACGAAGCGGCCCTCATCGCCGCCCGTAAAGGCAAAACGGAAGTGGAAATGGAAGACTTCAACGATGCGATCGACCGTGTGATCGGTGGTCTCGAGAAAAAGAACAAGATCATTTCTCCCGAAGAAAAAGAAGTGATCGCCTACCACGAAGCAGGTCACGCTATATGCGGCTGGTACCTCGAGCATGCCAACCCGCTGGTGAAAGTAACCATCGTGCCGCGTGGCGTAGCCGCCCTCGGATACGCGCAGTACCTGCCCAAAGAGCAGTACCTGTACAACACCGAACAGCTGATGGACGATATCTGCATGACGCTCGGCGGCCGTGCGGTGGAAGACCTCGTGTTCGGCAAAGTATCCACCGGTGCGCAGAACGACCTGCAGGTGATCACGCGGATGGCTTACGCCATGGTAACCGTATACGGTATGAACGACAAGATCGGTAACGTGTCTTTCTACGACCCGAACAGCGACCAGGCGTTCACCAAACCGTATTCGGAAGAAACGTCCAAAATGATCGACCATGAGGTACGCCTGCTGATCGAAAAAGCCTACGAGCGCACCAAAGCCCTCCTGGCCGATAAAATGGACAACGTGAAACTGCTTGCGCAGGAACTGCTGAAGAAAGAAGTGCTGTATAAAGATGACCTGGAGCGCCTCATCGGCAAACGTCCTTACGATACGCACAAGGAGCATCATCTGAATAAAGAAGGCATGACCACCGACGGTGTGCATCCTTCCGACATCATCAACCCTTCACCGGCTAATGTAATTTCAGAATAA
- a CDS encoding LutC/YkgG family protein, producing MKVSPAKENILKRVRNALSQPVQLPFPNAEGNNPVFETKHDGLEMKFAEEFSKLQGKFIFCSSRDELAENLQALVENKEWTHVHCKTPSLEKILEPYKPAYLNVGDMYTLDAAITDCECLVARTGTLVLSAAQPSGRALPVFAPVHIVIAYTHQLVFDLKDGIAKVKDKYQGQLPSMISFATGPSRTADIEKTLVVGVHGPKEVYVFLLDE from the coding sequence ATGAAAGTATCTCCTGCCAAAGAAAATATCCTGAAAAGAGTCAGGAATGCGCTCAGCCAGCCGGTGCAACTGCCGTTTCCCAACGCGGAAGGCAACAACCCGGTGTTCGAGACCAAACACGACGGACTGGAAATGAAATTTGCCGAAGAGTTTTCGAAACTGCAGGGTAAATTCATCTTCTGCTCCAGCCGCGACGAACTGGCGGAAAACCTCCAGGCGCTTGTGGAAAACAAAGAGTGGACGCATGTGCACTGCAAAACGCCTTCGCTCGAAAAAATACTGGAACCTTACAAACCGGCGTACCTGAACGTCGGCGATATGTACACGCTCGATGCGGCCATCACGGATTGTGAATGCCTCGTGGCCCGTACCGGTACCCTCGTATTATCGGCCGCACAGCCCTCCGGGCGCGCCCTGCCGGTATTCGCGCCGGTGCACATCGTGATCGCCTACACCCATCAGCTGGTGTTTGACCTGAAAGACGGCATCGCCAAAGTAAAGGACAAATACCAGGGCCAGCTGCCTTCCATGATCTCCTTCGCCACCGGCCCGAGCCGTACGGCGGATATCGAGAAAACACTGGTGGTAGGGGTGCACGGGCCGAAGGAAGTGTACGTTTTCCTGCTCGATGAATAG
- a CDS encoding UDP-2,3-diacylglucosamine diphosphatase: protein MELLLPEGKRIYFASDFHLGAPDMEKSRERERLVVRWLDEAARDAQHIFLVGDLFDFWFEYKHTIPKGYTRLLGKLAELRDKGIGISVFIGNHDMWMDGYFEEELDIPVYYEPQTYTIAGKRFYIGHGDGLGPGDHGYKFLKKVFRNPLCRSLFSLIHPSWGIAMANYWSRKSRASTGSQLEEFLGEEDEWLAIYSKEILQKEHFDYFIFGHRHLPLDLKVGENSRYINLGDWLNYHSYADFDGQTTTLKYYGK from the coding sequence ATGGAACTGTTATTACCGGAAGGCAAACGCATCTACTTCGCATCAGACTTTCACCTCGGCGCTCCCGACATGGAAAAGAGCCGCGAGCGGGAAAGGCTGGTGGTGCGCTGGCTCGATGAGGCCGCCCGGGACGCGCAGCACATCTTCCTGGTAGGCGACCTGTTCGATTTCTGGTTCGAATACAAACACACCATCCCCAAAGGCTATACCCGCCTGCTCGGCAAACTCGCCGAACTGCGCGATAAAGGCATCGGCATTTCCGTTTTCATCGGCAACCACGACATGTGGATGGACGGCTATTTTGAAGAAGAGCTGGACATTCCCGTGTATTACGAGCCGCAGACCTATACCATCGCCGGCAAACGTTTCTACATCGGGCATGGCGACGGCCTCGGGCCCGGCGACCACGGCTACAAGTTCCTGAAAAAGGTGTTCCGCAACCCGCTATGCCGCTCTCTCTTTTCCCTCATTCACCCCAGCTGGGGCATTGCCATGGCCAATTACTGGAGCCGTAAAAGCCGCGCCTCCACCGGCTCGCAGCTCGAAGAATTCCTGGGCGAGGAGGATGAATGGCTGGCCATCTACAGCAAGGAAATCCTGCAGAAAGAACATTTCGACTACTTCATTTTCGGGCACCGCCACCTGCCGCTCGATTTGAAAGTGGGCGAAAACAGTCGCTACATCAACCTCGGCGACTGGCTGAACTACCATTCCTACGCCGACTTCGACGGCCAAACGACTACATTGAAATACTACGGGAAATAA